The following proteins come from a genomic window of Zygotorulaspora mrakii chromosome 8, complete sequence:
- the AVO1 gene encoding Avo1p (similar to Saccharomyces cerevisiae AVO1 (YOL078W); ancestral locus Anc_3.126): MDTTTNINRLRAQFFWECPEKDLMRRIIKPYTIDKEQMFKINQKNYDQLNGKIKRVYIAPNGEDILQDLESPPISESYMENYKGSSTRTQSKKGKTGVKKSMSAHNNIQSESKDNEQYGKTNSVESTLKVENVPWKVENDAKLQEDVPTLHGFRNGGSLDFHGSSIKAESSDSDSNDVKKKTGRKLPFSRIFKGRKDSDDTLKKATDKKKARLTNRNKKHIAFDMNFDYDKNLDEDDDDDEDDDGEGLQSAFFKLDSEQSKSDGQNAANDKDNQFDLEASSNSLITTNTNGNSNGNNNNNNNINNNVTFGTNTNSNHNNNSNNNNGNSTNNANNSANVNLRKKNHFPQNIIPRNPLLDSTKNNSFKSERLAKGSNHDDSISNISKKRTAGQDEYISDMESLINEKDLDRLDLDNVPSNTERSSSSKQLEAIDASNDDISNGEQIILNEEQDSDSISSYGRSLLDSDFSTENDLNKEGTSGLESVSMLDSSDVMPGTISHSIPKTLGDYGLYHGQDDSTIDDAFDSAVQKIKSSDKISPSKEKRSSNQSVPHSLLNRRLSSNSNTGGGKTRSHTRSSSSASANNGKLKSDSNKQHIAISSKQERPSVTSIRSEVKMNSLIIHKISDFKRPTTSDSQLSSLFNRRKLDPENPTDVLEYFSFVSGSKVPKYEAEKLNVYIEGSRKYKHVPFKLNVRKSATVFETIGYVLYMYSREHKNDDAKDDGLPIAMLQNPNKFCLKIVDEDGEPFEDNFGKLNRSKLIKQLSDDEVVLCTVDQKEMDENDKETPLPYNLAGEILNKTDTSASKDDVSSSRINQLSYYRPILGNDDDANQTKNTKVIDVKVFMYPSTNKQFNFTTISVLITSSINDILVKYCKMKSVDPNDYILKLPGSKLAYNLNDTVLRLDANNEVEIISKRDARKLKVQKAMPDIAKPTLPTIQSNDLTPLTLEPLNAYLQPVDGEKQQNVVKESKPPSKLKKLGSKHRLGLTTQISGSSNTSGVNTPSGFFKNKNSSKSSLHGSLQYYTPNRSSLNVIGNGTGTYQDLFSGAYHKYKVWRRQQMSLMNKHERALALDGDYIYIVPPEKQLHWHENVKTKSIHISQVVLIKRSKRVPEYFKLFFKKGQHEMKRYYFEAVSPEECNEIVSRIQSSVSAYRMNHK; encoded by the coding sequence ATGGATACCACAACTAATATCAATAGGTTGCGGGCTCAGTTCTTTTGGGAGTGCCCGGAAAAGGACTTAATGAGACGCATAATCAAGCCTTACACAATAGATAAGGAACAAATGTTCAAGatcaatcaaaagaattacGATCAGCTCAATGGCAAAATCAAAAGGGTATATATTGCACCAAATGGAGAGGATATCTTGCAGGATTTGGAGTCTCCTCCTATTTCTGAGAGCTATATGGAGAATTACAAAGGTAGCAGTACTAGAAcacaatcaaaaaaggGTAAAACAGGGGTGAAAAAATCCATGTCTGCTCACAATAATATTCAATCGGAGTCAAAAGATAACGAGCAGTACGGGAAGACCAATTCAGTTGAATCTACACTGAAAGTTGAGAACGTACCGTGGAAAGTTGAAAACGACGCGAAGCTGCAAGAAGATGTGCCTACTTTACATGGATTTAGAAACGGCGGTAGCTTGGATTTCCATGGCTCCAGCATTAAAGCTGAGAGTTCAGATTCAGACTCTAATGATGTCAAAAAGAAGACTGGTAGGAAGTTGCCTTTTTCTAGAATATTTAAGGGCAGAAAGGATAGCGATGATACTTTAAAGAAAGCTACCGATAAGAAGAAAGCACGCCTTACAAATCGCAACAAGAAACATATCGCATTTGACATGAACTTTGATTATgacaaaaatttggatgaggacgatgatgacgacgaAGACGATGATGGTGAAGGGTTACAATCAgcctttttcaaacttgaCTCTGAGCAAAGTAAGTCCGATGGTCAAAATGCTGCAAATGATAAGGATAATCAGTTTGATTTAGAGGCAAGTAGTAACAGCCTTATAACTACAAATACAAACGGAAATTCGAATggcaacaacaacaacaacaacaatatcaataacAATGTCACTTTTGGTACCAACACTAATAGTAATCACAATAACAACAGCAATAATAACAACGGTAATAGCACTAATAATGCCAATAACAGTGCAAATGTTAACCTtaggaagaaaaatcatttcCCTCAAAATATTATTCCAAGGAATCCGCTACTGGATAGCACAAAAAATAACAGTTTCAAATCAGAACGACTGGCAAAAGGAAGCAATCATGACGATTCTATATCAAATATAAGCAAAAAGAGAACAGCAGGCCAAGATGAATATATTTCTGACATGGAATCCCtgatcaatgaaaaagatcTGGACAGACTTGATCTGGACAATGTACCTTCTAACACAGAGAGGAGCTCTTCCTCAAAGCAGTTGGAAGCAATAGACGCAAGCAATGATGATATTTCCAATGGGGAGCAGATTATTCTGAATGAGGAGCAAGATTCGGACAGTATATCATCTTATGGTAGATCTTTACTGGATTCTGACTTTAGCACTGAAAATGATCTTAACAAAGAAGGAACGTCCGGCTTAGAAAGTGTGTCTATGTTGGATAGTTCAGATGTTATGCCAGGAACAATTTCACATTCTATACCAAAAACGTTAGGTGACTATGGATTATATCATGGACAGGACGATTCAACTATAGATGATGCGTTTGATAGCGCAGTTCAGAAAATCAAATCCTCAGATAAGATATCACcttcaaaggaaaaaaggtCCTCCAACCAGTCAGTACCACATAGCCTTCTGAATCGCAGGCTGTCAAGCAATTCCAATACGGGAGGAGGTAAAACAAGGAGCCACACCAgatcttcatcatctgcGAGTGCGAACAATGGAAAATTAAAAAGTGACTCAAATAAACAACACATTGCGATTAGTTCAAAGCAAGAAAGACCGTCTGTTACATCTATTCGTTCTGaagtgaaaatgaattcaTTGATAATACACAAAATTAGTGATTTCAAAAGGCCTACCACAAGTGATTCTCAACTTTCTTCGTTGTTTAACAGGAGAAAGCTCGATCCTGAAAATCCTACGGATGTGTTggaatatttttcatttgtcTCTGGAAGCAAAGTTCCCAAATATGAGGCAGAAAAGTTGAACGTCTATATAGAAggatcaagaaaatataaacaTGTTCCGTTCAAACTTAATGTCAGAAAGTCGGCAACtgtttttgaaacaatAGGGTATGTTCTGTACATGTATTCACGAGAGcacaaaaatgatgatgctAAAGATGATGGTCTACCAATTGCTATGcttcaaaatccaaataAATTCTGTCTCAAAATTGTAGACGAAGATGGTGAACCCTTCGAAGACAATTTTGGTAAACTTAATCGAAGCAAACTTATCAAGCAACTATCGGATGATGAAGTTGTTTTATGCACTGTGGATCAAAAGGAGATGgatgaaaatgacaaaGAGACTCCTCTGCCTTATAATTTGGCAGGTGAGATACTAAACAAGACAGACACCTCAGCATCGAAAGATGACGTGTCATCATCTAGAATTAATCAATTGAGTTATTATAGACCAATTTTAGGAAACGATGACGATGCcaatcaaacaaaaaatacaaaggTCATAGATGTAAAAGTCTTTATGTATCCCAGCACTAACAAACAGTTCAATTTTACTACCATTAGTGTCCTCATCACTTCCAGTATCAATGATATTCTCGTGAAATACTGCAAGATGAAAAGTGTGGATCCCAATGACTACATTTTGAAGTTGCCTGGTTCAAAATTGGCATATAACTTAAATGATACTGTTTTAAGACTTGACGCCAATAATGAGGTTGAAATAATATCCAAAAGGGATgcaagaaaattgaaagtgCAAAAAGCAATGCCTGATATTGCGAAACCCACACTGCCAACTATTCAGAGTAATGACTTGACACCTCTTACATTAGAGCCGCTTAACGCATACTTGCAACCAGTAGATGGTGAGAAGCAGCAGAATGTTGTCAAGGAATCAAAGCCGCCAAGTAAACTAAAGAAACTAGGGTCCAAACATAGGTTAGGGCTGACTACTCAGATATCAGGCTCGAGCAACACGAGTGGCGTAAATACTCCAAgtggatttttcaaaaacaagaaCTCATCCAAATCATCTCTTCATGGATCTCTACAGTATTATACACCCAATAGATCATCTTTAAACGTCATCGGCAATGGTACTGGTACATATCAGGATTTGTTCTCTGGCGCATACCATAAATACAAGGTCTGGAGGAGACAACAAATGTCCTTGATGAATAAGCACGAAAGGGCTTTGGCATTGGATGGAgactatatatatatcgTTCCTCCCGAAAAACAATTGCATTGGCATGAAAATGTCAAAACCAAATCGATACATATAAGTCAGGTTGTCTTGataaaaagatcaaaaagagTTCCTGAGTACTTTAAACTATTCTTTAAAAAGGGCCAACatgaaatgaaaaggtATTATTTTGAAGCAGTGTCACCAGAGGAGTGCAACGAGATTGTCTCAAGGATTCAGAGTTCTGTGAGTGCATACAGGATGAATCACAAATAG
- the REX4 gene encoding putative 3'-5' exonuclease (similar to Saccharomyces cerevisiae REX4 (YOL080C); ancestral locus Anc_3.125) produces MVLSSNWLDLQKKQQSKRKKNEQTKDTRARKIVKQASTKKNMTQNIKVRKGSKLMDMVHFMTEEIDSAEKSKKDGKIFEFKSKTASIDSNDTGLELKSNAYSKAYIEKTKSIGKYVALDCEFVGVGPEGKESALARVSLVNYHGHIILDEFVQPQERVIDWRTWVSGIKPENMVNAITASEAQEKVASILEGKILVGHSVKHDLESLFISHPKSMIRDTAKHVPFRQEYSKGKTPSLKKLAKEILGRDFQEGQHSSVEDASVTMEIYKSRRKEFEKWTHPTNNKKSEL; encoded by the coding sequence ATGGTACTATCATCAAATTGGTTagatttacaaaaaaaacagcAATCAAAACGCAAAAAGAATGAACAGACCAAAGACACTCGAGCTCGAAAAATAGTGAAGCAAGCCTCCACCAAAAAGAACATGACacaaaatatcaaagtAAGAAAAGGTAGCAAGCTCATGGATATGGTACATTTTATGACTGAGGAAATTGACTCCGCAGAGAAGAGTAAAAAGGATGGTAAAATATTTGAGTTTAAATCAAAGACTGCAAGCATAGACAGTAATGACACTGGTTTGGAGCTGAAATCCAATGCGTATTCTAAAGCTTATATAGAAAAGACGAAGAGCATCGGTAAATACGTTGCCCTAGATTGTGAGTTTGTTGGAGTTGGACCAGAAGGCAAAGAATCTGCTTTAGCAAGAGTTTCGTTGGTCAATTACCATGGCCATATCATTCTGGATGAATTTGTTCAACCTCAAGAACGTGTAATAGACTGGAGAACGTGGGTAAGTGGTATCAAACCTGAAAACATGGTCAACGCCATAACTGCTTCAGAAGCGCAAGAAAAAGTAGCGTCTATTCTTGAGGGAAAAATCTTAGTCGGTCACTCTGTTAAACACGATTTGGAGTCTTTATTTATTTCTCATCCCAAGTCCATGATCAGAGATACTGCAAAACATGTCCCGTTCAGGcaagaatattcaaaaggaaagacACCAAgtctaaaaaaattagcGAAAGAAATACTTGGGAGAGATTTTCAGGAGGGTCAGCACTCATCTGTTGAGGATGCTAGCGTTACAATGGAAATCTATAAAAGTAGGagaaaagagtttgaaaaatggacACACCCCACcaacaacaaaaaatcCGAACTTTAA